From the genome of Homalodisca vitripennis isolate AUS2020 chromosome 8, UT_GWSS_2.1, whole genome shotgun sequence, one region includes:
- the LOC124367259 gene encoding LOW QUALITY PROTEIN: double-stranded RNA-binding protein Staufen homolog (The sequence of the model RefSeq protein was modified relative to this genomic sequence to represent the inferred CDS: deleted 1 base in 1 codon; substituted 1 base at 1 genomic stop codon), translating into MDKSTEYSAIFNMLLVILAWCSETNAMVYQEAMNVEDLDSLFSEDDCIEGTLSTTESGGPLIRSISFVDSLPTTVGKAENSDFDEKSPMSLVSELATFNNIKYQYTLKEEDGPSHKKRFLISLLLGDHEYLAEGSSIKKAQHEAARLALNSTTYEHPPKITKKDKIPKVASSPVFKLNEWARKHSGVKIMYSYIQQSRLDHKNLYHKSMYSKAENVHRVTVTVGDQRFMGEGYSTETAKQNAAENALKQLQSAEGFCMFDDGVKDLFTKLFSSDSESQSPISLVFEFAGKSKLQASFDLVSEEGPAHIKKFVYKCNVGGEFETFGEGSSKKVAKTEAAKNMVEKLKSHSAYKQVDCGGSLMKRKSKKKKSRNLIKSVAQSTQEDMDYEYSIPEEMNPISKLMQIQQQKHDMQPIFRLVEENTQDFSNRFSIEVTVGELSFVGSGPNKKTAKRKAAEGILEKLGYSTAASGKTRLVSSDFKKKEFSDSSTLKKKPLVSGLNLNSEKIRQTXYASHSRDGNANEPVELGKKGTKSKDGTRHKQDKESNTKPKTELKKLAQQLGFRYQFSDFPKFNNTGFVSLVSLTTDPPKVCYGTGATTDQSQDRASLSALENLYKNQLNTVSQMLRETNLDASAKEGFYMVDGNNIVKTIISKETK; encoded by the exons ATGGATAAATCAACAGAATATTCCGCAATATTCAACATGCTGTTGGTCATCCTCGCATGGTGTTCTGAGACAAATGCTATGGTCTACCAAGAAGCCATGAATGTTGAAGATTTGGACAGTTTATTCAGTGAGGATGATTGCATTGAAGGCACTCTCTCGACTACGGAAAGCGGAGGCCCTCTCATTAGATCCATCTCCTTTGTAGATTCTCTCCCGACCACTGTAGGAAAAGCAGAGAATAGTGATTTTGATGAGAAATCCCCAATGAGTTTGGTCAGCGAGCTGGCaacttttaataacataaaataccaGTACACTTTAAAGGAAGAAGATGGACCTTCACACAAGAAGAGATTCCTCATCTCTTTACTCTTGGGAGACCACGAGTACTTGGCTGAAGGAAGTAGCATCAAGAAGGCTCAGCATGAAGCTGCCAGACTAGCTTTAAACTCAACAACATATGAACATCCtccaaaaatcacaaaaaaagataaaataccCAAAGTGGCCAGTTCACCTGTATTCAAACTTAATGAGTGGGCAAGAAAACACAGTGgtgttaaaattatgtattcgTATATTCAGCAATCCAGACTGGATCACAAGAATCTTTACCACAAAAGTATGTATTCCAAAGCAGAAAATGTACACAGGGTAACTGTAACAGTGGGTGATCAGCGGTTCATGGGAGAAGGCTACTCAACTGAGACGGCTAAGCAGAATGCTGCAGAAAATGCTTTAAAACAACTGCAAAGTGCTGAAGGTTTCTGCATGTTTGATGACGGTGTAAAAGATTTATTCACCAAACTTTTCAGTTCAGACTCGGAGAGCCAGTCTCCTATATCTCTCGTGTTCGAATTTGCAGGAAAAAGTAAACTTCAGGCATCGTTTGATCTGGTTAGCGAAGAAGGGCCTGCacatattaaaaagtttgtttacaagtgcAACGTGGGAGGTGAATTTGAAACTTTCGGTGAAGGTAGCAGTAAGAAAGTTGCAAAAACGGAAGCAGCCAAGAATATGGTGGAGAAATTGAAATCACATTCAGCTTATAAACAAGTTGATTGTGGTGGTTCCCTCATGAAGAGAAAGTCAAAGAAGAAGAAGTCGAGGAATCTCATAAAATCTGTTGCTCAGTCGACTCAGGAAGATATGGACTATGAGTATTCAATTCCTGAAGAAATGAACcccatttcaaaattaatgcagATTCAACAACAAAAGCATGACATGCAACCTATCTTCAGGTTAGTGGAAGAAAATACTCAGGATTTCAGTAACAGATTTTCCATTGAAGTAACTGTTGGAGAATTATCATTTGTTGGTTCTGGTCCGAATAAGAAAACAGCAAAGAGAAAAGCAGCAGAAGGAATCCTTGAAAAATTGGGTTACTCCACTGCAGCATCTGGAAAAACTCGGTTGGTCTCGTCTGATTTTAAAAAGAAGGAATTTTCAGACAGctcaacattaaaaaagaaaccactTGTGTCGGGGTTGAATCTTAATTCGGAAAAAATTCGCCAAACTTGAT ATGCTTCCCATTCAAGAGACGGGAACGCAAACGAACCAGTTGAGTTGGGTAAAAAAGGTACAAAATCAAAAGATGGAACCAGACACAAGCAAGATAAGGAGTCTAATACTAAACCAAAAACCGAACTGAAAAAACTCGCACAGCAATTAGGGTTCAGATATCAGTTTTCTGATTTTCCCAAATTTAACAACACTGGATTTGTTAGTTTGGTATCACTGACAACTGACCCGCCCAAGGTCTGTTACGGAACCGGAGCAACAACAGATCAGTCACAAGACAGAGCTTCACTGAGTGCTTTGGAAAATTTGTACAAGAATCAGCTTAACACAGTCTCTCAGATGCTTAGAGAAACAAATCTTGATGCTTCAGCGAAAGAAGGGTTTTATATGGTTGATGGTAACAACattgttaaaactattataagTAAAGAAACTAAATGA